Proteins from a genomic interval of Paenibacillus sp. FSL R5-0623:
- a CDS encoding ABC transporter ATP-binding protein — protein MSENIIQTANLWKTYRDRAAVRELDLHIKKGDIYGFLGPNGAGKTTTIRMLLGLIKPTKGVIRVFDKDIRKDRMDILRRVGSLVEYPSYYGHLNAVENLETLRRIINVPKSRIAEVLSIVDLTKDAKRSVKGYSLGMKQRLGIASALLGEPELLILDEPTNGLDPAGIQEIRELIKRMPLEHGITVLVSSHLLSEVEQMASRVGIIREGKMVLQDTIASLHSQTGSSIRLTVSEPEEAMKLAREQGQFGQQQGSALTFPYMDNSSVALLVRRLIEQDHDVYRVEEQRQSLEDLFMRVIGEGASI, from the coding sequence GTGAGTGAAAATATTATTCAAACGGCGAATTTATGGAAAACATACCGGGACCGTGCAGCGGTCCGTGAACTTGATCTGCATATTAAAAAGGGAGATATCTACGGCTTCCTTGGTCCCAACGGCGCCGGCAAAACAACAACGATTCGCATGCTTCTCGGCTTAATTAAACCAACCAAAGGCGTGATCCGTGTCTTTGATAAGGATATTCGCAAGGATCGCATGGATATTTTGCGCCGTGTGGGTTCCTTGGTCGAATACCCATCCTATTACGGACATCTGAACGCAGTAGAGAATCTGGAAACTTTGCGCCGCATCATCAATGTACCCAAATCAAGAATTGCTGAAGTGCTGTCCATTGTAGATCTGACCAAGGATGCCAAACGTTCAGTGAAGGGGTATTCCCTTGGGATGAAGCAACGTTTGGGTATTGCCAGCGCTTTGCTGGGTGAACCGGAGCTGCTGATTCTGGACGAACCAACGAATGGGCTTGATCCCGCTGGCATTCAGGAGATTCGGGAACTAATCAAACGCATGCCTCTGGAACATGGCATTACCGTTCTGGTTTCCAGCCATTTGCTGAGTGAAGTCGAACAGATGGCAAGTCGTGTCGGTATTATCCGTGAAGGCAAGATGGTGCTTCAGGATACCATCGCGAGTCTGCACAGTCAGACGGGCAGTTCTATCCGATTAACGGTTTCCGAGCCGGAAGAGGCTATGAAGCTGGCGAGAGAACAGGGACAATTTGGTCAGCAACAAGGTTCTGCGTTAACGTTCCCTTATATGGATAACAGTTCAGTGGCACTACTTGTGCGCCGATTAATTGAGCAGGATCATGATGTGTATCGTGTAGAGGAACAGCGTCAGTCGCTGGAAGATCTGTTCATGCGGGTCATTGGCGAGGGGGCTTCCATATGA
- a CDS encoding ABC transporter permease yields MTGRALSSDWLKIRGKGIWFLVFLAPLGLTAMQALNFGLRLDYLKEQYADNLWGGLLGNVVVFVPLSLMLGATILSSMIANVEHEQGSWKQLLAMPIPRPAVYLAKFLLACVLLVISCLLLTAGIVGLGLILGFHASEIPWTHAIKLGLLPLAGALPVLSLELWLTMVNKNQALPVTLGIVLAITGMFSLSISPIFPLAWAQMAWNGPNPYLYAGMGAGLGLLILLLGMMHFSRKDVA; encoded by the coding sequence ATGACCGGGCGTGCATTATCGTCAGACTGGCTCAAGATTCGGGGGAAAGGGATCTGGTTTCTTGTCTTTCTGGCCCCTCTTGGATTGACAGCAATGCAGGCGCTAAATTTTGGCTTACGGCTGGACTATCTGAAAGAGCAGTATGCAGATAACTTGTGGGGCGGATTGCTCGGCAATGTGGTTGTCTTTGTGCCCTTGTCTCTGATGCTGGGAGCAACCATTCTCAGCTCCATGATCGCTAATGTCGAACATGAACAGGGATCGTGGAAACAGTTGCTCGCGATGCCGATTCCCAGACCAGCCGTGTATTTAGCCAAGTTCCTGCTTGCCTGTGTGCTGCTGGTGATCTCCTGCTTGCTGCTAACTGCGGGGATTGTAGGTCTGGGTCTGATCCTCGGATTCCATGCCAGCGAAATACCTTGGACACATGCGATCAAGCTGGGGCTATTGCCTTTGGCTGGTGCACTTCCGGTGTTGTCACTGGAGTTGTGGCTCACAATGGTTAACAAGAATCAGGCGCTTCCCGTCACCCTAGGCATCGTTCTCGCGATAACGGGTATGTTCTCACTCAGTATCTCACCGATCTTTCCGCTCGCATGGGCACAGATGGCCTGGAATGGGCCTAATCCATACCTGTATGCAGGCATGGGGGCGGGTCTAGGCTTATTGATCCTGCTGCTGGGGATGATGCATTTTAGCCGGAAGGATGTGGCCTGA
- a CDS encoding ABC transporter permease has product MSFATTYFRILSAERLKMSKSPIWLLILLSPLIALLIGLLSTPSGNWQVLMTTMVFLHGLLLLPMLTGVFTSFVCRFEHAGGGWKQMLVLPLTRSGVYAGKLTIVLMLLAGTQVLLLMSILLAGMIHGITMPVPWGFLVGKLLLGLLACVPLAALQMFVSLVWSSFAAPLALNFALTIPNILIVNSATYGPYYPWAQPMILMTPVDGGGFGAYNVPLMTMLAVVGGSAVIFIGIGMMYFAKKEI; this is encoded by the coding sequence ATGAGCTTTGCGACAACGTACTTCCGAATCTTGTCCGCTGAACGATTGAAAATGAGCAAATCGCCCATATGGCTCCTGATTCTGCTGAGTCCACTCATTGCGCTGCTCATCGGACTGTTATCCACTCCATCGGGAAATTGGCAGGTATTGATGACCACGATGGTTTTCCTGCACGGATTGTTATTGTTACCGATGCTGACTGGCGTGTTTACGTCCTTTGTCTGCCGTTTTGAACATGCAGGTGGAGGGTGGAAGCAGATGCTGGTTTTACCGCTCACACGTTCAGGTGTGTATGCAGGCAAATTGACGATTGTACTCATGCTTCTGGCGGGTACGCAAGTATTATTGCTGATGTCCATTCTGCTGGCAGGCATGATTCACGGCATTACGATGCCAGTACCTTGGGGATTCTTGGTAGGCAAACTGCTGCTTGGGTTGCTGGCCTGCGTACCCCTGGCTGCCCTGCAGATGTTCGTTTCATTGGTTTGGAGCAGCTTTGCCGCACCGCTCGCACTGAATTTTGCACTGACCATACCGAATATTCTCATTGTAAACTCGGCGACATATGGGCCGTATTATCCATGGGCACAACCGATGATTCTGATGACACCCGTGGACGGCGGAGGTTTCGGAGCATACAATGTTCCACTGATGACTATGCTTGCAGTCGTTGGAGGCAGTGCTGTTATTTTTATTGGAATCGGCATGATGTATTTTGCGAAAAAAGAAATCTGA
- a CDS encoding DapH/DapD/GlmU-related protein: MLPNRVKIAYGKLRGLAIFGKIQPSMGLLPRIRGKVYLNRLGDLQVGKRLNIIGKPWGTQLTVVKGARLTIGDDVMINAGVGIAANVEVTIGNNVMIGPRTSIFDSAYHRIDSLDDGSQTAKRIVIQDNAWIGTGALILPGVTIGRNAVVAAGSTVTKDVPENTLVAGAPAKIIRELTIHDGWVRH, from the coding sequence ATGCTGCCCAACAGAGTTAAAATTGCTTACGGTAAACTAAGAGGCTTGGCCATCTTTGGTAAAATTCAGCCCTCTATGGGCCTGCTGCCACGAATCAGGGGTAAGGTATATCTGAACAGATTGGGTGACTTGCAGGTGGGAAAGCGACTTAACATCATAGGTAAACCTTGGGGAACCCAGTTAACCGTGGTCAAAGGCGCGCGATTAACGATTGGCGATGACGTCATGATTAATGCAGGAGTCGGGATTGCCGCTAACGTTGAAGTGACCATCGGCAATAACGTCATGATTGGTCCTCGAACAAGCATATTCGACAGTGCCTACCACCGGATCGACTCGCTGGATGACGGAAGCCAGACCGCCAAGCGGATTGTAATTCAGGATAATGCTTGGATTGGTACAGGGGCGCTCATACTTCCCGGCGTCACTATCGGCAGAAATGCAGTCGTGGCTGCCGGAAGCACAGTAACCAAAGATGTCCCCGAGAATACGCTTGTAGCCGGAGCACCAGCCAAGATCATTCGGGAGCTGACCATTCATGATGGGTGGGTCAGACATTAG
- a CDS encoding PAS domain S-box protein codes for MDVNKTETLKRIISEGSSYQSLFFNHPDAIYVMDIRGNYIDANPSVERISGYTLDDLIRMNQSEICPPDSENSRKEYIKEVLAGRSVSNPITFYHKDGSLKQAEITYVPITESDEVVGIYGIAKDVTDILKVQRELKEAQEKYQVLADHAQDLITICAKDGELLYVSPSVYTLLGYKPEEVIGKSFKDYCYPGDYPDPMDLSKIGNGCKMRVLHKKGHYIWMETLAKPVAGEHGKSVQIVSISRDITQHKDADRRLRESRQRYRSLFEHNPAAVYSLNLEGKYSAVNSKLVQMLDIPRNKLIGKSFLSNLDKCEVQHGQTNFDKVKQGDPQYYETRIVNSRGRKIEVSVTNVPIIVDKEMVGVYGIVSDITERKEYTERIQELSKQHELILNTVTEGIYGLDADGITMFMNPAAASMFGYEAKEFIGKNSHPIIHHTRADGSHFPKEECPIHMTVLDGQRRSIKEDVFWRKDGSSFLVQYQVTPIIEQGQIQGAVVVFNDVTGEREIVRAKETAELAAQAKSEFLSMVSHEIRTPMNGIVGMTELLIGTDLSEEQREYAEIIRDSGDALLNILNDILDFSKLESGKMALAYEPFALRKMLEQVAELFKPRADEKHLEIRYRLNPSIPEFMVGDAIRIRQILVNLVGNALKFTDQGSIDVTVDIIKGRKPKDSVLDFAVQDTGIGIPADKLDQLFQSFSQLHPVINRKYGGTGLGLVISKRLVEIMGGSISVESIEGEGSTFRFAVPAASVDASAEQTASQFHHDRTRQSDKVAMRILVAEDHPVNRKILREYLEKLGYQADVCTNGVEAIDAISQNAYDIVLMDIHMPVMDGLKATDLLHRLIPQDRIPPIIAVTGNAKREDKEACLEIGMRDFISKPVMLSELKRVLQQWGPRDEPQLAPN; via the coding sequence TTGGATGTTAATAAAACGGAAACCCTAAAGCGCATTATTTCTGAGGGAAGTTCTTACCAATCACTGTTTTTTAACCATCCGGATGCCATTTATGTGATGGATATCCGTGGAAACTATATTGATGCTAATCCCTCGGTAGAGCGGATATCAGGGTATACACTGGATGACTTGATTCGTATGAATCAGAGTGAGATCTGTCCTCCGGACAGTGAAAATTCACGCAAAGAATATATTAAAGAGGTACTGGCTGGACGTTCAGTCAGCAATCCCATTACTTTTTATCATAAAGATGGTTCCCTGAAACAGGCAGAGATAACGTATGTGCCTATCACAGAGAGTGATGAAGTTGTCGGCATATACGGCATTGCCAAAGATGTTACCGATATCCTGAAAGTGCAACGTGAGCTTAAGGAGGCACAGGAGAAATATCAGGTGCTGGCTGACCACGCACAAGATCTGATTACAATTTGTGCTAAGGATGGCGAGTTGTTATACGTCTCCCCTTCCGTGTACACCTTACTGGGTTATAAGCCGGAGGAAGTCATAGGAAAGTCCTTCAAGGATTATTGTTATCCGGGTGATTATCCGGACCCTATGGATCTTTCCAAGATTGGCAACGGCTGCAAGATGCGTGTGTTGCACAAAAAGGGACATTATATCTGGATGGAGACATTGGCGAAACCTGTGGCTGGAGAGCATGGCAAGAGTGTCCAGATTGTCAGCATCAGCAGGGATATTACCCAGCATAAGGATGCAGACAGACGTCTTCGGGAAAGCCGCCAGCGATACAGATCGTTGTTCGAACATAACCCGGCAGCTGTGTATTCATTGAATCTGGAAGGTAAATACAGCGCGGTGAACAGCAAACTGGTGCAAATGTTGGATATTCCGCGCAATAAGCTTATTGGCAAATCGTTTTTGTCCAATCTGGATAAATGTGAAGTTCAACACGGTCAAACGAACTTTGACAAGGTTAAGCAAGGCGATCCGCAATATTATGAGACCCGAATTGTGAATTCAAGAGGTCGGAAGATCGAAGTATCTGTTACGAATGTGCCCATTATTGTGGATAAGGAAATGGTAGGCGTCTATGGGATCGTGTCCGATATTACCGAGCGCAAGGAATACACGGAACGGATTCAGGAGCTCAGCAAGCAACATGAGTTGATTCTCAACACGGTTACGGAAGGAATATATGGTTTGGATGCGGATGGCATCACCATGTTTATGAATCCTGCAGCAGCTTCGATGTTCGGTTATGAGGCGAAAGAATTCATTGGCAAAAACTCACATCCTATTATCCATCACACCCGTGCAGACGGAAGTCATTTCCCAAAAGAAGAGTGCCCGATTCACATGACTGTGTTGGATGGACAGAGACGTTCAATCAAGGAAGATGTATTCTGGCGTAAAGATGGCAGCAGCTTTCTGGTGCAGTATCAGGTGACGCCGATTATTGAACAGGGACAGATTCAGGGCGCGGTGGTTGTGTTTAATGATGTGACTGGCGAACGTGAAATTGTACGTGCCAAAGAGACAGCTGAGCTGGCAGCTCAGGCCAAGTCAGAATTTCTGTCGATGGTTAGCCATGAGATCCGTACACCGATGAACGGGATCGTGGGGATGACAGAATTGTTGATCGGTACCGATTTATCGGAAGAACAGCGTGAATATGCCGAGATTATTCGAGACAGCGGTGATGCTCTGCTGAACATCCTTAATGATATTTTGGACTTCAGTAAGCTGGAATCCGGGAAAATGGCACTGGCTTATGAACCATTTGCATTACGCAAGATGCTGGAACAGGTTGCCGAACTGTTTAAACCGCGTGCAGATGAGAAACATCTGGAGATCAGGTATCGTCTCAATCCAAGCATCCCTGAATTCATGGTTGGTGACGCCATACGTATACGGCAGATTTTGGTGAACTTGGTTGGTAATGCACTTAAGTTCACGGATCAGGGGAGCATTGATGTTACCGTGGATATTATCAAGGGCAGAAAGCCTAAAGACAGCGTTCTTGATTTTGCGGTGCAAGACACGGGGATTGGCATCCCGGCTGACAAGCTGGATCAGTTGTTTCAATCCTTCTCTCAACTACATCCGGTGATTAACCGGAAGTATGGTGGTACCGGATTGGGACTGGTTATCTCCAAGCGACTCGTGGAGATCATGGGAGGCAGTATCAGTGTCGAGAGTATAGAAGGGGAAGGCTCAACCTTCCGGTTTGCTGTTCCTGCGGCGAGTGTAGATGCTTCAGCAGAACAGACAGCAAGTCAGTTCCATCATGATCGTACACGTCAGAGTGATAAGGTCGCCATGCGTATTCTGGTGGCGGAGGATCACCCGGTAAACCGGAAGATTTTGCGAGAATATCTGGAGAAGCTCGGATATCAGGCAGATGTGTGTACTAATGGTGTGGAGGCAATTGATGCCATCTCTCAGAATGCATATGATATTGTCCTGATGGATATTCATATGCCTGTGATGGATGGACTTAAGGCGACAGACCTGTTACACCGCCTAATTCCACAGGATCGCATACCTCCAATTATCGCAGTTACAGGTAATGCCAAACGTGAAGATAAGGAAGCTTGTCTGGAGATTGGTATGCGTGATTTTATTAGCAAACCGGTTATGCTGAGTGAGTTGAAGCGGGTGTTACAGCAATGGGGGCCAAGGGACGAACCTCAACTTGCGCCAAATTGA
- a CDS encoding L-lactate dehydrogenase yields MLGKSGKVAVIGAGLVGSSCAYSMINQSICREIMMVDRTYDRAVAQALDFSHCMDFTHNRTKVYAGTYADCGNMDVIVLTAGANPKPGQTRLDILGEAESIAKDIVVPIMNSGFNGIFVVAANPVDIVTYMVWKLSGLPREHVIGTGTSIDSSRLKTLLSEVFSIDPRSVHGYALGEHGESQFVAWSHVTIGGKPIMHIMDQHKERFKHLDLDDIARKTKDAGWEIFTRKGSTQFGIGNALAHITRSILNDEHKIIAVSAILDGEYEQHNVCVGVPAIIGGNGIQEIIELNLDATEREKFNNSCEILSGNINRLTLV; encoded by the coding sequence GTGTTAGGCAAATCAGGCAAAGTAGCGGTGATCGGTGCGGGTCTTGTCGGTTCAAGTTGTGCATATTCCATGATTAATCAATCGATATGCAGGGAAATTATGATGGTGGACCGGACGTATGACCGTGCTGTAGCACAGGCATTGGATTTTTCCCATTGTATGGACTTCACACATAACCGCACCAAGGTATATGCAGGCACGTACGCCGATTGTGGCAATATGGATGTTATTGTCTTAACTGCCGGGGCGAATCCCAAGCCAGGACAGACACGGTTGGATATTCTGGGGGAAGCGGAATCGATTGCCAAAGACATCGTGGTCCCGATCATGAACAGTGGATTTAACGGGATTTTTGTCGTCGCTGCCAATCCGGTTGACATAGTAACTTATATGGTATGGAAATTATCTGGTCTTCCGAGGGAGCATGTCATCGGCACAGGGACGTCCATTGACTCTTCAAGGCTCAAAACGCTGCTGTCTGAAGTCTTCTCCATCGATCCACGCAGTGTGCACGGTTATGCTCTCGGGGAGCATGGAGAATCCCAGTTCGTGGCCTGGTCGCATGTGACCATCGGCGGCAAACCAATTATGCACATTATGGATCAGCACAAGGAGCGCTTCAAACATCTGGATCTGGACGATATTGCACGCAAAACAAAGGATGCCGGCTGGGAGATCTTTACCCGTAAAGGTTCTACCCAATTCGGAATCGGCAATGCCCTCGCGCACATCACTCGTTCCATCCTCAATGACGAACACAAGATCATCGCCGTATCGGCTATTCTGGACGGAGAGTACGAGCAACACAACGTCTGCGTCGGTGTTCCTGCAATCATCGGTGGCAATGGCATTCAAGAGATTATCGAATTGAATCTGGATGCAACGGAACGTGAGAAATTCAACAATTCCTGTGAAATATTATCAGGTAACATCAATCGTCTGACACTGGTATAA
- a CDS encoding protein kinase codes for MELRRSWQRVLGLWMDRPRREGMTIAERYTIQELLGMGSYGLTYLCTDDQNGREVALKESKPSKGRLSAHLLEREADVMRRLHHPAIPELLDVFTSGRRSYIVTEYIRGQTLEDCIFEHGLRYTERECLELAGQLLAPVAQVHEQGYIHGDVRIPNVILREGTVHLIDFGLARRLGEPLLPELRRRMREVPEPEDEPATPDHDLQDIGHFLLFLLYSAYEPEKGREPASWQEELKLTPELHQMLERLLGLRPGYEGGATELQAEIEKVLLKLQ; via the coding sequence GTGGAGCTGCGACGAAGTTGGCAAAGAGTGCTCGGATTATGGATGGATCGTCCTCGGCGGGAAGGCATGACCATTGCTGAGCGTTATACAATACAGGAATTGCTGGGTATGGGGAGCTATGGGCTGACATACCTGTGTACAGATGATCAGAACGGCAGGGAAGTGGCGTTGAAGGAATCCAAGCCTAGCAAGGGCAGACTCTCTGCGCACCTGTTGGAGCGGGAGGCGGACGTGATGAGACGTCTTCATCATCCGGCGATCCCTGAACTATTGGATGTGTTCACATCCGGGAGACGAAGTTATATCGTTACCGAGTATATTCGTGGACAGACGCTGGAAGATTGCATATTTGAGCATGGTCTTCGATATACGGAGCGGGAATGTCTGGAATTGGCAGGTCAACTGCTGGCTCCGGTGGCTCAAGTGCATGAGCAGGGATATATTCATGGAGATGTGCGGATTCCCAATGTTATTTTACGTGAAGGGACGGTGCATTTGATTGACTTTGGCCTGGCGAGACGCTTGGGGGAGCCGTTGTTGCCGGAGCTAAGGCGACGTATGCGTGAAGTCCCTGAGCCTGAGGATGAACCGGCTACACCGGATCATGATCTGCAGGATATCGGCCACTTTCTTCTCTTTCTGCTGTACTCGGCTTATGAGCCAGAGAAGGGCCGTGAACCCGCCAGCTGGCAGGAGGAACTGAAGCTTACGCCGGAATTGCACCAGATGCTGGAGCGACTCCTTGGACTCCGTCCAGGTTATGAGGGTGGGGCGACAGAGTTACAGGCAGAGATTGAGAAAGTGTTGCTGAAATTACAATGA
- the map gene encoding type I methionyl aminopeptidase, translated as MITLKTKEQIEYMKKAGEILAACHREIAKMIRPGITTQEIDQFAEAFMKKNGATPEQKGYNGYQYATCASVNDVICHGFPGKYALKDGDIVTIDMVVNLNGWLADSAWSYAVGEVTPEAQHLLDVTKNSLYKGIELAVVGNRIGDISNAIQVYAEGEGLSVVREFIGHGIGEKMHEEPQVPHYGPPHRGPRLKEGMVITIEPMLNIGTFRSKLDSDGWTARTLDGSLSAQYEHTIAITADGPVILTAQ; from the coding sequence ATGATTACATTGAAGACCAAAGAACAGATTGAATATATGAAAAAAGCCGGAGAAATTCTCGCCGCATGCCATAGAGAAATTGCAAAGATGATTCGTCCAGGCATTACGACACAGGAGATCGACCAGTTTGCAGAAGCTTTTATGAAGAAAAATGGCGCTACGCCGGAACAAAAGGGATATAACGGATACCAATATGCGACATGTGCGTCGGTTAATGATGTGATCTGTCACGGGTTTCCGGGAAAATATGCACTGAAAGACGGCGATATCGTTACAATCGACATGGTGGTTAATCTGAATGGCTGGCTGGCGGATTCGGCTTGGTCATATGCCGTAGGTGAAGTGACTCCGGAAGCACAACATCTGCTGGATGTAACCAAAAACTCTCTGTACAAAGGCATTGAACTTGCTGTAGTGGGCAACCGGATCGGAGATATCTCCAATGCGATTCAAGTGTATGCAGAAGGTGAAGGCCTATCGGTTGTGCGTGAGTTTATCGGACACGGTATTGGTGAGAAGATGCATGAGGAACCACAAGTCCCTCACTACGGTCCGCCTCATCGGGGTCCGCGTCTCAAGGAAGGCATGGTTATTACAATCGAACCAATGTTGAATATTGGTACATTCCGAAGTAAGCTGGATTCAGATGGATGGACTGCGCGTACTTTGGATGGAAGTCTGTCTGCCCAGTATGAACATACAATTGCGATTACGGCGGATGGTCCAGTAATTTTGACAGCACAATAA
- a CDS encoding NADP-dependent oxidoreductase codes for MSLNKQIVLASRPEGAPSRENFKFIDAPLPEPEAGQVLVRTLYLSVDPYMRGRMKDTKSYAAPYALNEVIKGGAIGQVVESSEPNLRKGDLVSGMWGWQQYAAVNTTDLSLIDTEEAPITAYLGALGLTGLTAYFGMEDIGKPKDGETVVVSGAAGAVGMIAGQIGKIVGARVVGIAGSDEKCAYLKEKLGFDVVLNYKKEQDMSAAIERACPDGVDVYFDNVGGDISDAVLRHINRNARIPLCGQISSYNLEKPDIGMRPQTLLLTNTALMKGFLLGDYTKSFKEGRAKLAKWIKEGHIQYEENIVDGFEQTPEAFMGLFSGDNLGKQLVKVADPE; via the coding sequence GTGTCTTTAAATAAACAGATCGTACTTGCTTCTCGTCCCGAAGGTGCCCCATCCAGAGAGAATTTCAAATTCATTGATGCACCTCTTCCTGAACCGGAAGCTGGGCAAGTCCTGGTACGTACATTATATTTGTCGGTTGATCCATACATGCGGGGCCGCATGAAAGATACAAAATCCTATGCTGCACCGTACGCGTTAAATGAAGTGATTAAGGGTGGAGCCATTGGACAGGTTGTGGAATCTTCGGAACCGAATCTTCGCAAAGGTGACCTCGTATCTGGTATGTGGGGCTGGCAGCAATATGCCGCAGTGAATACGACTGATCTTTCGCTAATTGATACCGAAGAAGCACCAATCACGGCTTACTTGGGTGCGCTGGGCCTGACGGGTCTGACGGCTTATTTTGGTATGGAGGACATCGGCAAACCGAAGGACGGAGAAACGGTTGTTGTATCGGGAGCAGCCGGAGCGGTAGGTATGATTGCAGGTCAGATTGGTAAAATTGTGGGAGCACGCGTGGTTGGTATTGCAGGCTCTGATGAGAAATGCGCTTATTTGAAAGAAAAGCTGGGCTTCGACGTGGTGTTGAACTACAAGAAGGAGCAGGATATGTCAGCGGCCATTGAACGGGCTTGCCCGGATGGCGTAGATGTCTACTTTGACAATGTGGGCGGTGACATCTCGGATGCAGTCTTGCGCCACATCAATCGGAATGCACGTATTCCGTTATGCGGTCAGATTTCGTCTTATAATCTGGAGAAACCGGATATCGGGATGCGACCACAGACGTTGTTGTTAACGAATACAGCATTAATGAAAGGTTTCCTGCTGGGTGACTACACCAAATCCTTCAAAGAAGGCCGTGCCAAGTTGGCGAAATGGATCAAGGAAGGTCATATCCAGTATGAAGAAAACATTGTGGACGGGTTCGAACAGACGCCGGAAGCATTCATGGGTCTTTTCTCGGGAGATAATCTGGGCAAGCAACTGGTTAAGGTTGCAGATCCTGAATAG
- a CDS encoding cytochrome c biogenesis protein CcdC — MAQISPYYLQIGATVGMLVMALLAIFIRLKASHRPVTIRKILIPPLGMSTGFLMFVVPATHVPLLWAFIAFLVGWFLFSYPLIRSTRFERVGEEIFATRSRSFAFILLGLLAVRLILHEVIQRYVSIPQTGGLFFLLAFGMIVRWRVYMYKHYKEVLVAEH, encoded by the coding sequence GTGGCTCAAATCAGTCCGTACTACCTGCAAATCGGAGCAACCGTGGGCATGCTCGTCATGGCACTGCTTGCCATCTTCATCCGCTTGAAAGCCAGTCACAGACCGGTGACCATTCGCAAAATCCTTATTCCTCCGCTCGGCATGAGCACAGGATTTCTTATGTTTGTTGTACCGGCAACACATGTTCCTCTACTCTGGGCATTCATTGCGTTTCTGGTGGGCTGGTTCCTCTTCTCCTATCCCCTCATTCGCAGTACACGGTTTGAACGAGTAGGTGAAGAAATTTTTGCCACACGTTCTCGCAGCTTTGCTTTTATCTTGCTTGGATTGTTGGCCGTACGCCTGATCCTGCATGAAGTCATTCAGCGATATGTAAGCATTCCGCAAACAGGCGGATTGTTCTTCCTGCTGGCTTTTGGCATGATTGTACGCTGGCGTGTATATATGTACAAACACTACAAAGAAGTGCTGGTCGCCGAACACTAG
- a CDS encoding glycosyltransferase → MDNNGCISSLSVHINSENTIVQRIDCLLDIQYARYEVIIINDGSEDGTMRRLKETYDLMPIRSKVHYSGLGQETAQIKCVYQSRLHHRLVVIDKEYGGRMDSLNAGLNISQYPYIASVGP, encoded by the coding sequence TTGGACAACAATGGATGTATATCAAGCTTATCGGTTCACATCAATAGTGAGAATACGATCGTACAGCGAATTGATTGTCTGCTGGATATTCAGTATGCACGCTATGAGGTTATCATCATTAATGATGGATCAGAGGATGGAACAATGCGGCGTCTAAAAGAAACCTATGATCTGATGCCCATTCGGAGTAAAGTTCATTATTCGGGACTCGGCCAGGAGACAGCTCAGATTAAATGTGTCTACCAATCCAGGTTACATCATCGTCTGGTTGTGATCGACAAGGAGTATGGAGGACGAATGGACTCCCTGAATGCAGGCCTGAATATCTCGCAATATCCTTATATCGCCTCTGTTGGACCCTAG